Part of the Halanaerobiales bacterium genome, AGTTCTCTTGCCTTTGAGAAAATTGCCCCTGGTATCAAAAAGATATATAGTAATTACTATAGTGATAATTCTACCACAAAAACAAAAGACTTCATAAACCTTTTAGAAATTATTATAGGGAATGGTGAAATTATATATAATGGGAATCCTAGTTACATAAACACTCTTACATGGTTTAAAGATTCCAAATGAATATGTATAGTATTGAGTTTGAATTTATTATAATTGTTTTTATTTCTATGCAGGAAAAAGACTATCAATCTAGAATAAATATAAAGAGCTAAATAAAATAATGTAACAGCTGTCACTTGCAATTGACTTCTAATCCTTGTAGTATATAAATAACTGCAGGGATTTTTGCTGTTTTTTGGGCAGTCGACATAATTCTTGTTTATTCTAGGAGGAAATACAAAATGTTCAATAAATTAATAAATAAAATCTATAAAAAAACCAGACTGATTATTATAGATCTTTTTCTAATAAATTTTGCCCTATTTGCCAGCTTTTATTTGAGATTTGATGGTAACTGGCAGCAATATTTTGATATAGAATATTTATTTGTAATCACAATAATAAGTGCTATAATCTTATATTTTTCCAATTTATATAATAAAATGTGGAAATATGCCAGTATTTCTGAATTGAGATCTTTAATTAGGGCATCTATAATAATTAACTCCATTTTTGTAGTCTATATCTTCTTATTTCAGGTTAGAATGCCTCGTAGTATTTTAATCATAAATGGTATTCTAGATGTCTTTTTACTTGGTGGTTTAAGATTTTCTCTTAGATTATTAAAAGATTATTTAAAAATTAATAAAAATAATGGAGCCAAGAAAAATGTACTTATAGTTGGAGCTGGTGATGCTGCCGAAATGGTAGTAAGAGAGATGCACAAACATCCAGAACTAAATAAAGAAGTTATTGCCTTAGTTGATGATGATCCTAAAAAACATGGTCTTGAGATTCATGGAGTAGAAGTTAAAGGAGATCGTCATGATATACCTGATTTAATAAATAGATATAATGTCAAAGAGATTATTATTGCTATTCCTTCTGCTAAAGGTAGTGAAATAAAAGAGATATTTGAATTAAGTAAAGAAGATGAGGTGGAAGTAAATATAGTTCCTGGTGTTTTTGAAATCTTAAAAGGTGATATTAACTTAAATCAGATCAGAGAGGTAAAAGTAGAAGATTTACTTCGTAGAGATCCAGTTGAGCTAAATACTGATAATATTTCCTCCTATATTGAAGGTAAAACTGTTTTAGTAACCGGTGGAGCTGGTTCTATTGGTTCAGAGTTGTGCAGACAGGTGGCAAGATTTAATCCAGAAAAACTAATAATTTTTGATATAAATGAAAATAATACATATTTTCTTGAACTTGAACTAAAAGAAGAACATAAAGATTTAGAGATAGTACCTATTATCGGCAGTATTAGAGATAAAATGAAACTTGAACAGACCTTTACCTGTCATAAACCGGATGTAGTTTTTCATGCAGCTGCTCATAAACATGTACCTTTAATGGAACATAATCCAGAAGAGGCTATTAAAAACAATGTACTTGGAACCAGAAATGTAGCTCAGGTTTCGGCTGAGTTTGAGATAGACCGTTTTGTCTTAGTTTCTACTGATAAAGCAGTTAATCCTACAAATGTAATGGGAGCTTCTAAAAGAGGAGCTGAAATGATAGTTCAACATATGAATAGGAAAAAAAGAACTAAATTTATGGCAGTTCGTTTTGGTAATGTTCTGGGAAGTAGAGGTAGTGTAATACCTATTTTTAAAAGACAGATTAAAGAAGGAGGGCCTGTTACTGTTACTCATAAAGATGTTACTCGCTATTTTATGACCATTCCTGAAGCTGCTCAGCTTGTTATTCAGGCTGGTTCTCTTGGAGATGGAGGAGAAGTCTTTGTCCTTGATATGGGTGATCCAGTAAAGATAATGGAGCTTGCTGAGGACTTAATAGAACTATCAGGTCTTGAGGTCGGGAAAGATATAGAAATAGAGGTTGTTGGTTTAAGACCTGGAGAAAAATTATATGAAGAGCTTTTAAATGATGATGAAGATAATTTGGCTACTGAACATGAAAGAATCTTTATTACCAGTCTTAATTCCTGTGACTGGCAGAAATTAAATAAATCATTAGAAAGACTTGAGAATCTAATAGATAAAGGTATTAGTTCTAAGATAGTTGATGAACTTGTAGATATGGTTGGTACCTATGAACCCAATCGAGATAAGGTAAAAGAGATAAATTTTGCTGAAGAAAAAAAGAAAAGAAGAAGTAATTAACTAAATAAAATATAAATTATTAGCTAATCCCTTTCAAAGGATAAATTATCCTGAGAAAGGGATTTTTTATGTTAAATTCATTAATATATATTTTTTTAGAAAAATATTGTATTTTATGCAGGAGATTATGAACTTATGTTTAAATATATATCTATAACTAAAAATTTTATGAGGAGATGAGTAGAGAAATGAGTATTTCAAAAAGATTTAAGTTAAACACAGTTTATCTATTTTCAACACTTTTTATCGTATCAGTTATTTTAGATTTAACTATTAGTTATAGCTTTTTTGATTTTTCAATTTTACAGACTTCCTTTTATATTTCCCGTCATTTTCTACCGGTCCTGGTCACTATTTTAGGTATATTCTTTGCAGTCTATTTACTTATGATCCAGTTATTTAGAGGTAGATATCCCCTTAATTTCATCAAAAAATATTTTAACAGAAATTTTAAAGGTGATTTTACTCTAAACATTATTTTGGCAGCTGTTTTGATGATTATCGAATATGATTTCAGTCTGGCTAAAATAGTATATATCATCCACTTTTCCTATACTCTAAGTTTAATCATAAAAAGCTATAATGATTACAGACTATTTGATCCGGCAAATAAGATAAATGAGTATGAAGAAGCCATAAAAAAAGAAATTGACAGTAAACATCCTGATCATCAAAAAATAGCTAATTATCTGGAAGAATTAACAAAATATGCTGAAGACAGCCTTTCTAAAAAAGAAATATTTTTAGCAAAATATATTTTAAAAAGTTTTGAGAATTTAATGATTCATTTTATGCAAAATAAGGATACTTTGATTATAGAGAAAAATGATTCAGTTGAAGAATTACAGGAAAACTTCTTTAAGAAGATAATTTCTCAGCTAAAATATGCGATTACAGCTGACCATAAAAATTATGCAAAAGAGATATTTGCTTCTATCTCAAAAATATTGAGAACTTCTGTTGAATGTAATGCTTTAGATGATTTTGAAATTTATAGTGATAGATTAAAGGAATTTTTTGATCATAGTGCTTCTCAAAGAGAATTTGCATTTTCTGCAAAAGTAATAACTCTATATAAAGAAGTTATTGCTTATGTTTTTGAAAAGGAAAAAGAAGATGACTGGGTAAATAAAATCAGAGATAATATTCAATTCTTTTCCTTTAATACCTCAGAAATATATTTTGATGAAGAGTTATTAAAAAACGTATATGAATTACATTACTTATTTTTACAGATAATTGTAGATAAAGAGGATCTAGAACTTTATGAAAAAGCCAGTGATGAGTTATTTAATTTTGTAAATAGAACCTTCCCCAATGTGAATAATAATGATATTAAATATTTACAAATTTATAATGTTATTCATACCAGAAAATTAGTTGAATTACAAAATTCTAAATTAATTAAAATACATCTTGAATTTCTAAAAGATGTAGGTAAATTAGGTTTTAATTATGATAATACTGAAATATATAGATTTATCTTAGAAGGTTTTGATTATATTATTAACAACTGTGAAAAAGTTGAGATAAAAGAACTGGTTAATAAATATAAATTTGCCTTTGTCCTTAAAGCACTTGAAAATGAAGATGGAAAGGCAACTTATTTTATACCTGATTATGAAAAAATGTTAAAAGGTGATCGTAAAAAAGATGAAAAGCTAATAAATAAAGTTACTGATGGTTTTGAAAATTTACTGAAAAGAACCTTATATACAAAAAGTAAGTATGTTAGCCTTTATTTATTTAAACACTTAAATAAAGTGTTCATGATTTATGAAAAAAGTGATTTAAAAGAACAAAAGCTTTTTTTGAATTTATATGAAGAACTACTATATTTCGGACTTTTTAATAAAGATACTGATAATTTTCATTTGATTTTAAAAGAATATCAAAATTTATTTTTTGAATTGGATAAAGAAGGTAAATTATCTAAAAAGTTATTTGGTTATTTTATTTCTATTTATAGAGAGTTAAGTAAAGTTGCTATTGAAGAAAGATTAATAGATTTTGTAATCAGTATTAATAGAAAATTATTTGATATTGGTAAAGATAGTAATTTGATCTCAAAGAAAACAGAACTTAAAAAAGAATTAAATAATACTCTTTTCCAGATAGGAGTCAAAGGCGTAGAAAATAGAATTGATGATATCATCAGGAATTCTTCTGATAAACTGGGCTGGCTTGGAAAAGAGGCAATAGAAAATGAAAGACACAAGATACTGGAAAATATCCTGGATAAAGCAGTAAGTTTGATGAATCTCAGTCAGGATTTAAAAATAAATGAAGGAACAATTATCTTTAATGGCACCTTATTTGTAGTTTTAGGTGGATATGCCCATTATAGAGATAATCAGGGAGCTATTAGTAAGCTAAAAGCAGCTGTAGCTAATATAAATTGTTCTGAAAAACTCTATAGTTCAAAACTTATCAGAGATTATGAAAGTGAATACTGGGATGATTTAATGGGGGGAGATGCTTCAAAATCCATGGATAGATTTTATAATAAACTAACTTTAAATAGTGCCTGTTAATTAATGAAAGGGGAATGATAATGAAAATGAATATAGATTCTATTAAAAGTCCATTACAGATGATTGGTTTCTTTTTGGCCTGGATTGAGACAGTGCTGGCAGTTAGTCTCTGGCCTATTAAAGGTAATAATAGCTTAATGACCATTCTATTATTTTCTTTAGTAGGAATAGCTTTAATATTTACTCTATCTTTGATGTTTACCTTAATTCATTTTACCCGCAATTATCCCCAGTGGCTTTTTAATCCCAATGATTATGATCCTGGAGTCCAGGATGAACTCTTTGACCATGATTATAGTAAAAGTGAGGCTAAAGGTGATTTCAATGGCTGAGATTAAGCTACAGTTTTCTGTGGTTTGTGAGTGGAGTGATGGGAAAAACATAGGTAATATCTATAATGGCTTTAGACCGGTTGAGATCGATCAATTTTTTATAGTTAATAAGTGGATCTGGGATGATCAGCTTAAAGCTGAGTTTGAAGTTGATGATCAATTTTATCAGGAGACAAGAATTATAAATGGAGAAAGTGAAGTTTTAGCTTTTTCTAAATCAGATTTATTTAGAGTAAAAAATTCTCATACCCATAATAATTATTTTAAAGAGATTGAATTTAAAGAAGGAGCTGATTATCGAGTTGAGGTAAAGCTTTTTAATGCTGAAGGTGAATTGGTAGAAAACGGTAGTCTTAATTATCCTATTTTTGTAAAAAAAGCTAAATAAATCATTAATCCCGGGTTAGAGTGAAAATTCATCCCGGGATTTTTAATTTTTCTTATCTTGTATAGACAAGAATAGCTAATAGTCCAGGAAAATATAAAAAATATGTAGAATTTTTAGATATTTATGCAGGAATTCTTAATTTTGTGTATAATAGTATAAGTGTAAGCCAGTTTACACTAGACAAGAAACAGTTTTGACTATACTAAAATTTGGAGGGAATAGATTATGTTGGATAGAAATTCTGATATTCCTTTATTTAGACAAATAAAAGAAAAATTAGAAAAAGAGATACAAAAAATGCCAGCAAATACTAAAATAGATTCTGAACCAAATCTTGCAGATAGATATCAGGTAAGTAGAGGAACAGTAAAAAAAGCAATTGATCTTTTAAATAAAGAAAGAAAGGTTTATCGTATTCCTAAAAAAGGAACTTATGTTGCTGAAAGTAAAATACAGCGTCATTTTGACAAATTACCCAGTTATAGTGAAGAGATCAAAAAAAGAGGTCTAAAACCAGGAGCACATAGTGTTGAATTTGCCAAAGAAATAGCTGATGAAAAGGTACAAAAAATATTAAACTTAAAAAAAGATGATATAGTCTGGAAAATAAAAAGAATTAGAACTGCAGATGAAGTTCCAATCATTTTGACTACTTCCTATTTACCAACTAATATCTTTCCTAAATTTACAAAAGAGGAAGTACTTGATTCCCTATATAAAGCAATGGAAAAAAGATATGATAAAAGACCTTATAGGGCTCATGAAAGTTATTCAGCTGTTAATTCAAATCATGTAATTTCCTCTCTTTTAAATATAAACAAAAATGCAGCCTTAATCTATTCAGAAAGACTTTCTTTTTCTAAAAATAATCGACCGGTAGAATACTCTACCAGTTATATCCGTGGTGATAAATATGAAATCCATGTTGATGTAAGTCCTGATGGTTCAAAAAATAAAAATAAAAAGTTTTTGAACAAAAGGGGAGATTTTAATGAAAGCTAAGATTGTATTAGGAATTGACCTGGGAACATCTGCTGTTAAGATTCTGGCTGTTAATCAAAAGGGAGAGGTCATTGACAGTCAGGAAAAAGAATATGAAATCATAAGAGATGGAGTTAAAGTTGAACAAAAGCCTGAGGATTGGTGGCAGGCAGTTAAAAAAGGTATAAAAGATTTAGAGATAGATAAAAATAGAGTAAAGGGAATTGGGATGTCCGGTCAGCTTAATGGACTGGTCTTAGTTGATAAAAAGGGTAATCCTTTAAGAAATGCAATTATCTGGCTGGATAGAAGAGCCAGTAAGCAGGCCCGGTATTTAAATAAAGAATATGGAGATTTAATCAAAGATTATTCTTTTTCTCAGGCAGGACCTATCTATAATTTAAGTAAATTACAGTGGCTTAAAGAAAATGAAAAAGAAACCCTAAAAAATACATATAAGATTCTCTTTGCCAAAGATTATATAACCTATAAACTGACTGATGAATTTGTAACTGATGTCAGTGATGCAGGAGCAGCTTTAATGTTAGATTTAGAAAAAAGAGATTGGGCAAATGAAATCTTAGAAAAAATAATAGATTTGGATAAATTACCTGAGTTACATGAATCAGTAGATCTCATAGGTAGTTTAACTTCAGAGATGGCAGAAAAATTAGGATTAAAAGAAGGGATACCGGTAGTAGCCGGAGCAGGAGATATGGCCGCCCTTTCCCTGGGAACAGGTGTGGTTAGAGAAAATAAGGCCTGTGCTACTATTGGAACAGCCGGTCATGTTGCCGCCTATTTACCTCAATTACCTAAAAAATGTGATGACCGAGTCTGGGTTATGGCTCATGCTATACCCGGTAAATACTTCTGGCATGGTCTGGTCATGACCGGTGGCTATTCTCTAAAATGGTTTTTAGAAAATTTAGGTCAGTTGGAAAAAGAAAAAGCCGGAGATCAATCTCCCTATCAGCTTTTAATGGAAGGACTGGAAGATGTAACTCCTGGAAGTAATGGTCTTATTTATTTACCATTTTTAGATGGGGCAGCAACTCCCTATCAAAACCCGGAAGCTAGAGCCGGTTTTATAGGACTTACTTCAAATCACAGTAAAAAAGAAATGATAAGAGCAGTTTTGGAAGGAGTAGCCTATAATTTCCGTGATTCTTTTGAGATTATTGACCCTGATCAGGAGATAAAAGAGATCATGGTTGGTGAAGGTGGAAGTAAAAATCTTATCTGGCCTCAGATTATGGCTGATGTAATGGGCAGAGATGCCAGACTTTTATCAGAACTAAATTCTTCTGCTTTAGGTGCTTCAATGCTCGCTGGAGTAGGGAGTGAAGTCTGGTCAGATTTTGAGGAAGCAGACCAAAAATTAATAAAGAGCAAACAAAGTATAAAATACAGTCAAAAAAATCACCAATTCTATAACAAAAGTTATCAAATATATCAGAAAATTTACAATAGTTTAGAAGATAGTTTTCAGGAATTAGCTGAATTGGAGAATAAAGGAGGCAGTTTAGATGACTAAAAAGTATGAAGTTCAGTATATGACCAGACCGGAGATAAAAGAGCATATAAAAAATAAGGGAACAGCTATTTTACCAATTGGTTCAACAGAACAGCATGGTCCCCATTTACCTTTAGGAACAGACACCATGATTGCTAAGGAAATGGCTTTAAGACTGGCAAAAAGGATAGAGGCAGTTGTTTATCCTCCAATTCCCATTGGTTATACCTGGGTCTGGCGGGATATACCTGGTAATTTATATATATCTATTGAACATCTCAAGGGCATGATCAAGGATATAGTGAGAAACTTAGATCGTAATAATTTAAAAAAATTAATCATTGTTAATGCTCATGGAGCAAATGATTCTTCAATTAAATATGCAATAAGAGAGCTTACTGATGAAATCGATCTGGATATATATTATTTTACCTATCCAGCTTTAGATAAAATAAAAGACAAAATAGATTCCAAACTCTGGCATGGAATGTTACATGCTGAAGAGATTGAAACTTCCATGATTTTAGCTATAGATGAAGATTTATGTGATATGGATAAAGCTGTTAGTGAATATCCAGCTGATGATATTTCCTATAATTATCACCATTCAAATTTACCGATGGGTGCTTTAAGTGAAAGTGGAGTTTTTGGTGATGCTACCAAAGCAAGCAGTAAAAAAGGGGAGGTGATTTTTAAAATAACAGTTGATCACATGCAGGAAGTAATTGAGAAGGCAGAAGAAAGCAAGGATTTTAAAAAATAAAAGGGGGAAATTAAAGTTATGAAAAGATTATCTGTTATTTTAGTCGCTGTATTTTTAATAACTGCAATGTTTACTGCAACTGGTGTTTTGGCCCAGTCTGCAGATGAGATTAGTTCAAGAGTAGAAGTAGAGGGCTGGAAATATGTTATTGATTCCAGTGATAATATGGTTGATACTTCTCAGTATAAAAAGGATGGACCTTACACTATTGGTTATGTAACAATCTTTATGGCTAATTCCTGGTCAGCCCAGATGAAAGAAGAAATTGTAAGAGAAGCTGAAAGACAGGAAGAAGTCGAAGGTATCCAGCATATTAATGCTCAAAGTAGTGTTTCCGGACAAATTTCTGCAGTTGAGGACTTAGTCGCCAAAGGTGTAGATGCAATAGTTATTGATCCAATTTCTCCAGAAGCATTGGTCGGTGCCTTAGAATCAGCTCGTGAAAATGGAGTTCCTGTAATTGCCATTAGTAGTACAATTCCTGCTGAACAGGTTACTGCCTGGGTAGGAAGAAGTGACTATGATTATGGTAATGTTACAGCTAAATGGCTTGTTGAAAAGATGAATGGAGAAGGTAATGTAGTTGCTCTTTCCGGTATAGCAGGTAACTCTACTGCTCAAAGTAGATGGCAGGGTGCTAAAGATGTATTTGATGAATATCCAGATATTGAGATTTTAACTCGTGAATTTGCCCAGTGGGGTTTTGCTCAGGCTAAAACAGCTATGTCTAACGTTTTAGCAGGATATTCTAATATTGATGCTGTCTGGTCTGGTGGAGGAGCTATGACTCAGGGAGCTATGGAAGCTTTTGAAAGTGCCGGTCGCGAAATGGTTCCTATGGTTGGGGAAGCCAATAATGGTTTCTTATTAGACTGGATAGAAGCCAGTGATCAGGGATTTGAAAGTATTGCTTTCAATAACCCAACTTCTCATTCAGCAATTGGAATGCGTCTTGCACTTAAAGCTCTAAAAGGTGAACCTATTCCTGAATCAGTTTATGCTACCGGACCATATATTCTTGGATTAGATGAAGCTAAAAAATATGCTCGTCCAGATCTTGAAGATGGCTACTGGACAGGTCATACTCTAAGTGAAGAAGCATTAGAGGAATTGTGGGGCAAGTAATCTAAAAATTGAACAGGAGGGGAGTGATCCCCTCCCTTTTTAAAAGTGAGGTGAATATAGTTGAAAGATGAAAATATAATACTTAAAATGGAAAATATTCATAAATCCTTTCCTGGAGTTAAAGCCCTGGATTCAGTAACATTTGATTTAAAAAAGGGAGAAGTACTGGGGCTGGTTGGGGAAAATGGAGCAGGAAAATCAACTTTGATGAATATTTTGACCGGAGTTTTAAAACCGAATCAGGGTACAATTAATTTAGAAGGACAAAATGTTGAATTTCACGATAATCAACAGGCCCAAAAACATGGTATTTCCTATATTCATCAGGAATTAAATTTAATTGATGAATTAACTATTATGGAAAATTTATTTTTAGGAGATCAACCATTAAAAAAATGGGGATCGATTAATTTTAAAGAGATGAGGGAAAGAAGTAAAAAGGTATTAAAAAGATTAAACTTAAATCTTTCTCCTGATCAATTAGTAGAAGAACTATCCCTTGCCCAAAAACAGATGGTTGAAATAGCAAAAGCTATTCTTTTTGAAGCTAAGATAATTGTAATGGATGAACCTACTTCTTCTCTGGCAGATGAAGAAATAGAAGTCTTATTTGAAATGATAGAAGATTTACAAAAAGATGGTAAAAGTATTATCTATATTTCTCATCGACTTGATGAGGTTTTTTCCCTTACCAATCGCTTAATAGTACTTAGAAATGGTAAAAAGGTAGCGGTTAAAAATACTGATGAAGTTGACCATGACCAATTAGTTAATATGATGGCCGGTAAAGAAGTAGCAGAAAGATTTTTTAAAGAAGAAACTAATTTTGGTGACGTTATTTTGGAATCAAAAAATTTAGCCGGTAAAAAGACTAAAGATATTAGTTTGAAATTAAGAAAAGGTGAACTACTGGGGATTGCAGGCTTAATGGGTTCAGGTCGTACAGAATTACTGGAAATGATGTTTGGAGTTAAAAAAATTAAAAATGGTGAATTATTTTTAAATAATAATAAACTTCATCCACGTAATACCACTCAGGCTATAAAAAATGGACTTGCTTATTTACCGGAAGATAGAGGCTTAAAGGGACTTTTTTTAGATTTTGATTTACTTAAAAATATCTATATTTCAAAAGTAGAAAAAAATGAGATTATTACAAATGAAGAAAAAGCAAAAGAACCTATCCTTAATATAATTGAACAGTTAAATATAGTAACTCCTTCAGCCAGAGAAAAAATAAAAAATCTTAGTGGTGGAAATCGCCAAAAAGCAATTTTAGGAAGATGGATGTTATCAGAAATGGATGTTTTATTGATTAATGAACCAACTAGAGGTATTGATGTTAATGCTAAAACTGAAATATATAAATTTTTATTTGAATTAAATAAACAGGGTGTAGGAATTATTATGGTTTCTTCAGAACTACCTGAAATATTATCTATTAGTGATCGGATTATAGTCATGTATGAAGGTGAAATTAATGGACGATTTACTCGCAAAGAAGCCAATCAGGAGCGAGTTCTAAAAGCGATGACCGGGAAAAAGGCTGATTTAGCTGAAAGTGGGGTGGAGACTTAAAATGCTGCAAAATAATCAGGAAAAAAATAAACTGAAAATATTGTTGACTAAAAATAAGGATCTAAGTTATTTATATTTAATTGTAGTTATGATCATAGCAGGTGCTTCCATATTTATCCCTTCTTTTAGTAGAGGTCAGAATATAACAAATCTTTTTAATCAAATGGCTCCTATGGGAATTGTGGCTTTAGGACAGACTTTTGCCATTATTACAACAGGTATTGATCTTTCAGTTGGTTCAGTAATGAGCCTGGCTACAGTAATTACAGCCACTCAACTGGATCCAGCCAACCCGATGTCAGTTTTTATAGTTTATCCTTTAGTAATTGGGGTTTCATTAATTATTGGAAGTGTTAATGGATTTATTATCTCGAAGTTTAACTTAGAACCTTTAATAGCCACTCTGGCTACGGGAAGTATCATAAATGGTATCAGTCTTTTGATTTTATCCCATCCAGGTGGTTTCTGTCCGAGAATGTTTACTAATGCCTGGTTAACTGAATTAGGTGGAATAGTACCCTTATCTATAATATATTTTTTCATATTAATTTTAGTCACTTATTTTATTTTAAACCATACCCGTTTTGGTCGGAGAGTTTATGCTATTGGTGGAGATGAAGAAAAGGCCAAAATAGCCGGGATTAATGTTGATAAAGTAAAAATAAAAGTTTATATGGCCAGTTCTTTATTAGCAGGTATAGCCGGTCTGGCTCTTGCGGCCCGGATGAGATCAGGTGATCCGGTTAGTGGTTCAACCTTTACCCTTTATTCAGTTGCTGCTGTTTTAATCGGGGGAACTACTTTTAGTGGTGGTAAAGGTGGAGTTATAAGGACTTTTGCCGGTGTTTTAATTTTGAGTCTGGTTAGTATTATTTTAAATTTAATTGGTGTATCTCCTTTTTATCAAAATGTGATGACCGGTTTAATTATAGTACTGGCTGTTATTAATAGTTCACTGAGAAAGGGTTAAGAGGTGATCTGAAATGAATTTACCAATAATAAATAAATCAATGAGTCGTAATGCAAAAGTCTTTATATCATTGCTATTAGTTGTAGTTGTTTTATTTGCAATAAGTGGAATTTTTAATCCACGCAGTCTTAGCCCAAATCATATATTAGAAGTAGTAAGACAGAGTGCTCCTCTGGGAATAACTGCCATGGGACAATCAGCAGTTATTTTAACCGGAGGGATAGATCTCTCAGTAGGTGAGATCATTACCATGACTAATATTATTTCTGCTGATATGATGAAAGGGCGTAATTTAAGAACTGTCCCCGTAGTTTTATTACTTTTGCTTATTGGTGCTTTGATAGGTGGAATGAACGGGTTTATGATTGCTACTACTAATATACCACCAATGGTTATGACTTTTGCCATGTCTTCAATGGTTAAAGGAGGTTATTTACTTTATAGTGGTGGTGCTCCCCGAGGCCGGGTTTCACCAATTTTACGATATATTGGTACTGAGAGATTTCTGGGAATTCCAGTAACAATCATAGTTTATGCTCTCTTAATTGTAGCTGTACTCTATTATTTCCAGAAAACTAAATGGGGAAGATCTGCTTATTTTATCGGTAACAATCCGGTGGCAGCAGAATATGCCGGTATACCTAAAACATATAGATTAATTATGATTTATGCCTTTAGTGCGATGATGGCTGTGATTGCGGGCTTAATACTTTCCGGATATATTGGAATTGGTAATTTTGATGTTGGTGGAGATTCCTATATGTTAAATTCAATAGCTTCCTCAGTTGTCGGAGGTAATACTTTTAATGGTATCGGTAATGTAGGTGGAGCAGCAATTGGTGCTTTGATTATTACTGTTATTGAAAGTGTAATGACTTCTCTAGGAGTAGCTGAAACCGGTAAACTGGTAATGAGAGGTATCATTATTATTACCATGGTAACTCTTTATATGGGTTCAATTGATTTAGGAAAAGTTAAAAAACTCTTTAGTG contains:
- a CDS encoding sugar ABC transporter ATP-binding protein — its product is MKDENIILKMENIHKSFPGVKALDSVTFDLKKGEVLGLVGENGAGKSTLMNILTGVLKPNQGTINLEGQNVEFHDNQQAQKHGISYIHQELNLIDELTIMENLFLGDQPLKKWGSINFKEMRERSKKVLKRLNLNLSPDQLVEELSLAQKQMVEIAKAILFEAKIIVMDEPTSSLADEEIEVLFEMIEDLQKDGKSIIYISHRLDEVFSLTNRLIVLRNGKKVAVKNTDEVDHDQLVNMMAGKEVAERFFKEETNFGDVILESKNLAGKKTKDISLKLRKGELLGIAGLMGSGRTELLEMMFGVKKIKNGELFLNNNKLHPRNTTQAIKNGLAYLPEDRGLKGLFLDFDLLKNIYISKVEKNEIITNEEKAKEPILNIIEQLNIVTPSAREKIKNLSGGNRQKAILGRWMLSEMDVLLINEPTRGIDVNAKTEIYKFLFELNKQGVGIIMVSSELPEILSISDRIIVMYEGEINGRFTRKEANQERVLKAMTGKKADLAESGVET
- a CDS encoding ABC transporter permease, with amino-acid sequence MLQNNQEKNKLKILLTKNKDLSYLYLIVVMIIAGASIFIPSFSRGQNITNLFNQMAPMGIVALGQTFAIITTGIDLSVGSVMSLATVITATQLDPANPMSVFIVYPLVIGVSLIIGSVNGFIISKFNLEPLIATLATGSIINGISLLILSHPGGFCPRMFTNAWLTELGGIVPLSIIYFFILILVTYFILNHTRFGRRVYAIGGDEEKAKIAGINVDKVKIKVYMASSLLAGIAGLALAARMRSGDPVSGSTFTLYSVAAVLIGGTTFSGGKGGVIRTFAGVLILSLVSIILNLIGVSPFYQNVMTGLIIVLAVINSSLRKG
- a CDS encoding ABC transporter permease, with protein sequence MNLPIINKSMSRNAKVFISLLLVVVVLFAISGIFNPRSLSPNHILEVVRQSAPLGITAMGQSAVILTGGIDLSVGEIITMTNIISADMMKGRNLRTVPVVLLLLLIGALIGGMNGFMIATTNIPPMVMTFAMSSMVKGGYLLYSGGAPRGRVSPILRYIGTERFLGIPVTIIVYALLIVAVLYYFQKTKWGRSAYFIGNNPVAAEYAGIPKTYRLIMIYAFSAMMAVIAGLILSGYIGIGNFDVGGDSYMLNSIASSVVGGNTFNGIGNVGGAAIGALIITVIESVMTSLGVAETGKLVMRGIIIITMVTLYMGSIDLGKVKKLFSGEGGSLEDARGN